AGTTCTTCCCCCGCATCGAGGAGGCCATCGACACCCGGTGCGAGAAGTACAACCACCGCAGCCCCGTGTTCATCGAGGTCCCCGGCATCAAGGTGCCACCAACCGAGAGCGGCTCACGCGTCAGCGGACCGATCCCCCTCGAACGGATCCCCGCCGCCCTGGACGCCGCCGACGTGGGCACCCTCCTCGTCCCCGTCCTGTGGAGCACCGACGAGGTCCGCGCCCGGGTGAAGGCGGCGATCGCCGCCCAGTGGGGCCTCGGCGAAAATTGGAGGGCCGTCGAAGGCGTCGTCGAAGCCGCCGTCGGCGGGCGTATCGAGGTTGTTTTCCTCCACGACAAGGCCGGTGCCCTCGGCCGCGGACCACGCACCAGCGCGGAGCGCGAGCGGGACCTGGCACACATGCTCGCCCCCACACCCGCAAGGACACGCTCGTCGCGGCGATCTGCGAGACCGACTGGGACCCCGAGCGCTGGTACCCGAGTGTCGAAGCCCGCGAGAAGGCCGAGGCCGAGGACGGCAAGTGGCCCACCAAGCAGGCTCTCGCGCGCCTCGCAGCGGCCTCCCAGTACATCAAGCAGGCCCCGCCTCCGGTCCCCACCCTCACCCGGGAGGGCAAGCCCTACAACGAGAAGTACCGCGTAAAGAAGGTCGCCTCCCGCCAGAGCGGCCTCGACAGCTCGACCACGAACGTGCTGCGCGAGATCCTCAGCACCGTCGGCGCCACCGACCACCGCCTCGGTGCCGCGTTCGGCAAACCGGGTCTTCGAAGTTAAGCGGTGCGGCATGGCCATGCCAATACGACGGTCGTCGACCGGGAGGGCGGTCAGGCCAGTCATTGCACGGGCAGCGCACCGCGTCGGCCGTCCGCCCGGAAGCTGTCATGTACGCACGCACCGCTTAACTTCGAAGACCCGGCAAACCGCCGCTCAAGAACTGGTGGCACATCGGCATCCACGTCCGCCTCCACGCCCAGCGCCGCACGCCCGGCAAGCGCCGCACCACCGAACCGGCACCGATCACCGCAACCCTCACTGCCATGCGCCCCACCGGCGGAAGGGACGCCCCTGGCAGGTCTGGGCCTACAGTCCCCAGGCCGGGCAGTGGCAGCCCCACAGCCCGGCCACCACCGCGCTGCACGCCGCCGACCTCGCCTGGGACGTCAGCGGATACCGCGCCGCCGCGGACGAGACACTCCAGGCACGCGCCGCCGGGGACATCGTCGACCAGGCCCTCATCGCCACCCGCACCCAACTCCCCACTGCAGCACCCGCGGTGCTCTACGTCGATGGCGACGTCGCCGAGTACATCTGGGCGGGCCTCACCGACGAAGCCCTGGGCCAGGACCCGCCGCCCGGCACCCCCCGGCCGGCGTCCTGGCTGCCCGGCCACAGCCTCCCCCGCGCCCAACGTCCCCTGGCCTCCGCACGCGTCATCGGCGACCTGGAGCGCATTCGCCTTGGTCTGTCCGGCTTGCCGGGGACCGTTCCCGAGGCCCCGGCCGGGTGGATCATGACCTCATGGGAGCCTGGCCAGAGGCCCCGTCGCTGTCCTGTCTGCCCCGCCCGGCCGGAGCCACCTCCGGTCAGGAAGGCATCTCCGGCATGACAGGAACGGACACCGAGGCAGCCGCTGAACCCGTGGTGATCGGCGGGGTGGACTCCCACGCCGACACCCTCCACGTCGCCGGGGTGACCGACCACGGCGGCCAGCTCGCCGATGCCGAGTTCCCCACAACGGCCGCCGGATACACGGCTGCTCTCGCATTCGTGGCACCGGGACATCGTGGCCCTGCACCGCGACCTGCTGGGCATCTCCACCGTTCGCGAGCCGACACCCACCACCGACCCAGCCGAGCCCCAGGCGCGCAGCCCGTCTGTCCGTGAAGGCTCATCCCTGCGGTGGTCCAGGCACGCATCTTCTATCCCCCACCGATATGCGGGCAGGTGGGAAACGGACAGCCGCCCTCTTCGGTGAGGCGATAGACGTCGGGATGGACCCCTGGCACAGACGCCTTCAGCCCGGACCTCTGACTCGGCAGGAGTGGCGCTCTGCCGAACTCCTGCCGACGAAGGCTGGGCGTATTCAGCACCTGTCCCTGAGCTGGGCGAAAGTCAGACTTCGTTCGAACCGCCGATCACCCCGCTGGCACGCGTCGGCCCGGCATGGGTCCCGGCCTCGGACGGCACGCCAGCCCGCGAGGGCTCCAAGGCGCCTGATCCTTCGCGGGGACCCTCACCGGAAGGCACCGCCAGAGACTGGTCCAGGTTGTCCAGCGCCGCTTCATAGGCCGCACGTGCAGCAAGGGCGTCATCGGCGGCGTCGCGTATCCGTGTCAGCCGTTCCTTCTCGGTCGATGTCCCCATACTCAGCGTGCCTCCGGATCAGGTCGTATCGGTGAGCGGGTCGGGTGCGTCCGGTAGCACGGTGGATGAAGGAGCCCACGCGGAGCCTCGGCGCCCCACGACGACGCGGCGAGCGTGCGGGTGCGGACGAGCCCGGACACGCGGATCCGGCGACGACCAGCTCCGGAACGTACCGGAGCGGCCATCGCCGTTCGGCCGACCATGGCCGTCGGCTCAGTTCACGGAATCGAGCTTCGCCCGCTGCTCTTCGGTCAGTTCGAGGTCCACGGCGTCAAGGCTCTCGTCCAGCTGCGCGATCGAGGACGCGCCGACCAGCGGAAGGATGGGGATGTCGCCTCCCATCAGCCAGGAGAGAACCACCTGGTTGACGGTCGCGCCCGTCTCATCGGCCACCGCCTTCACCGCCTCCTGCCTCGCGGGCGTGCCCGCGTGCTCGAAGCCCGGCCCCAGCGGCTTGTCCTCACGGACGTACGCACCGGACAGCAACGGGGAGTAGGCAACCTGGGTGAGCTCAGGGTTGGCCCGCACATAGCTCAGCAGGTCGCCGCCGACGAGGCCTTGATTGCCGTCGGGTGACCGCAGGCTCGGTACGTCCATGCGCTGGCGCAGGTAGCTGTGGTGGTGCTGGAGCACCTCATAGCCGGGCACCCCCGCCTCGGCGGCCAGCGTGCGGGCGCGCTCCACCCGCCATGCCCAGTGGTTGCTCGCGCCCAGCAGGCCGGCGATCCCGTCGCCGACGATCTCGCCGAATGCCTCGACGGTCTCCTCGAGCGGGGTTTTCTCATCCATGACGTGCGCGTACAGGAGGTGGATGCGCTCGATGCCGAGTCGGTCCCGGCTGCGCTCGGCGGATTCACGAATGACTTTGGTCGAAAGGCCCTCGATGTCGAGGCTGAATCCGTTCGTCGGAGCGTTCGGGCGGGCGCCGAGTTTCGTGGCGATCGTGATCTCGTCGCCGATTCCCCGGGTGCGGATCCAGCGGCCGAGCAGTTCCTCACTTTCGCCGCCCTGTGTCGTGTTGACCCAGAACGCGTAGTTGTTGGACGTGTCGATGAACGTGCCGCCCGCCTCGACGAAACGGTCGAGAACGGCGAACGAGGTCGCCTCGTCGGTCACCGTTCCGAAGAGCATCGAGCCGAGGCTCAGCACACTCACCTCACGGCGGGTGGCCGGGTCGCTGCCAATAACGCGGTATTTCATGAGGGAGTCCTCTTCAGGGGGTACCGACGGTATGCGGAACTGATGCGTCCAGGTGAGCCTTTTGTTCACCCGCTACGGAAGTGGTGATGGCCTCCACGAGGGTGCCGAGATGGGGAACCAGAAAGAAATGACCGCCGCTGAGGACCCGCAGTCGGAACGGGCCGGTCGTGTGATCGGCCCAGGCCCGGGCCATCGCCGCGTCCACGCGTGGGTCGACGTCCCCGATGAACGCGGTGATCGGGCAGTCGAGACGGGGAGCTCCCCGGTAGCGGTAGGTCTCGGTGGCGACGTAGTCGCTGCGCACGGCGGGGAGGATGGCGGCGAGCAGGTCCGGATTGTCCAGCATCCGCGTGTCCGTACCCCCGAGGAGCTTCATATCGGCGATGAGCTGCTCGTCGGTCGCGAGGTGCACCGAGCCCGGCGCGGGAATCGACGGGGCGCGGCGCCCGGACACGAACAGGGCGGACACCTCGGCGCCTTCGGCCCGGAGCCGACAGGCCACCTCGAAGGCGAGCGTGGCTCCCATGCTGTGCCCGAAGAAGGCGAAGGGCTCATGGGTCCAGTCGGCCAGTTCGGCGGCGATGACGTCGGCCAGCTCGGTCATGCTCTCGATACAGGGTTCGTTGAACCGCTCCTGGCGGCCCGGGTACTGGACGGCCAGCATCTCGGTCCCTGGCGCGAGCATGGCCGAGAAAGGAAAGTAGTACGAGGCGTTGCCGCCTGCGTGCGGGAAGCAGAAGAGCCGCAGGGCACCGGGCTCCGCAGGGTGGAAGCGGCGCAGCCACGGGGTGTCCGGCGGGGTTGCGGGCATGACAGAGGTCACCCCGGCCGCCGTACACCGGCACGGGGCCGGGCAGTGATCGGTACGTGCTTGTAGCCGGAGACGAAGTTCGAGGCCAGCCGCTCGGGCTTGCCCGCCGGCCGGAAGTCGTCGAACCGGCCGAGGAGTTCCTCGAAGAGGATCCGCAGCGTGACCCGGGCGCCGCTGTGGCCGATGCAGTAGTGCGGGCCGATGCCGAACGCCACGTGCTTGTTGGGCTTGCGGCGGATGTCGAAGGACATCGCGTCCGGGAAGACGGTCTCGTCCCGGTTGGCCGAGCCGAGCCAGACCACCACCGCGTCGCCCGCGGAGACGAGCGTGTCACGGACCTCGACGTCGCGCGTCGCGTAGCGCAGGAAGTGGTTCACGGGAGACGCCCAGCGCAGGGTTTCCTCGACGGCGGTGGCATTGACCTCCGGGTGAGCGGCCCAGTCCTCCAGCACTCCGCTGTCGATGAACTCGGCCATGACGTAGTTCGGTGAGTGCGGGGTGGTGACGTTCGCGCCGAGCAGCAGGCTGTAGCAGTTCGCCACGATCTCCCCGGGGTCCATGTGGCGGCCTTCGAACTCAGTGGAGATCAGCACACTCAGCAGGTCGTCACCGAGGTCGTTCCGGCGGAACCGCATCAGGTCCTGGAAGTATGCGAAAAGCTCGCGGTGCGCCCGCTCCAGGGTGGCGTCCCTGCCGCCCTGATCCTGGTACTCCGGGCCGTCCGCGGCGATGCACACCGTGGTGAGCCGGCTGAGCCAGGGCCAGTCCGCTTTGGGCAAGCCCATCATCGTACCGGTCACGGACATCGGCATCGCCAGCATGGCCTCGGCGAAGTCGAAGCTCCCGCCGTCCGTGAGCGGCATGATGAGGTCCAGGACCAGGGGCCTGATCATGTCCTTCTGGCGCTCCACGGCCTTGACCGCGAGGGCCTTCTTCAGGCGAGTCTGCATCTCGGTGTGCCGGGGCGGGTCGGTGACGGCCAGTTGCTTGCCTCCCGCCGGGTCGTCCGTGCCCAGGAGGTCGAGCATGGTGCCGCGCTCCGAGGTGAAGGTCGCGGTGTCGCGGAGGACTCGCTCGGCGTCGTCGAAGCCGACGATGTTCCAGAACCCGCGTCTGTCGTCCACCTCCTGACGGGTCAGCGTGTTCAGATCCCGCATGCGCCGCCAGACGGCGTGCGCGTCACCATCGCTGTAGAGCAGAGGGTCGACGAGGTCGGTCGGTCCCGGGTGGACCGGGCATCCGGAAATCGCGGCGTCGTGGACTTTCAAGGCTTTCGTCGTCCTTTCGTCCGAGTGCGGGGCGACCCCTTCTTCATTTCGATTGGAGGCATGCCGCAGGACAACGTACAGGACGACTGCCGGAACGTGAACCAATCACTTTTCCGGACCGCTACGATTCGGACGTGCGTCAGGGCTTGAACCGCGACTTCCGGTCTATGGGCGCTTTTGAGCCAGGTGGCCTGAAACACTAATCGGCTGGTCCGAGCGGCATTCGCAACCCGAACAAGATCACCCTTGACACGCCGATTGACAGGCAGCTAGCGCCATTCAGCCGTTGGTCGGAGATACTGTCCGGCCGTTGACAGGACTTACTTTCCTGTTCCCAATGGTTTCGAAATAAGGCGCGACACGGGAATTTGCATTCCTGGTTCTATTATCCAAGTGAGTCTTCGGGGGATTCTCTCTTGCTGTCCGATACATCATTGGAAGATGCCGTTTGGTACCCCGTGACACGTATGCAGCAAGGACTCTGGGCACTGGATCGCGATGAGCTTCTGAGGCCGACTCAACTCGTTCCTTCCGTCGTCGAGTTCGCCGGCCCGGTGAACCACGCGCTGCTCGTGGCCGCGACCGGGCGCGCTCGCCAGGCACCCGTCGCTACGGGCCAGGTTCCGGCTCGACGTGAAGCGTCGGCGCGTCGAGTACAGCAGCCACGAGTCCCCGGCCGTTGCGGGTTTCCTCGACGCGGCGGCCGAAGGCCGGAGCGAGGAGGAGATCGACCGCCTCGTCAAAGCCCTGTGCTCCACCCCCTTCGACCTGGCCACCGAGGCACCCGCCAGGGCCGAGATCATCCGGATGGACGCCGAACGCACGCTCCTCGTACTCACTTCGCACCACATCGTCTTCGACGGTCCGTCGCGCACCATGCTCCTGGAAGAGATCTTCGCCATCTACCGGGCCGGACTCGCCGGAACGGAACCGGAGTTGAGCAGCCCTCCGCATCCGGCCTCGATAGTCTCCACCCGCTCCGACGAGGAGACAGCCGCCCAGGTCCAGGAAGTGGTCGAACGGCTGCGCGGCGCTCCCACCGACGTACGGCTGCCCTTCGATCGCGCCGCCGGGGAAGAAACGTCATTCCTGGGCGCCAGCGCCACCACCCGCCTCGACGCCGAACGGACGGCCGAGGCACTGGCCGTCGCGGCGGCGGAAGGCTGCACCACCTTCATGCTGGGGGTCGCCTGCTGGCCGGGACCCTGGCCCGCAGCAGCGACCAGCGGGACTTCCTGATCGCCTTCGCCTGGCCCGGGCGTGACCATCCCGAGGCCGCCGATGTCATCGGCATGTTCATCACGACGGTCGTCCTGCGCGTCTCCCTCGACACGGACACGACCTGGCGCGCACTGCTGAGCAAGGCGCGGACCGGCAGCATGGAGGCGTTCATGGACAGTGACGTGCCGCTGGACGCCATCTCGGCCGAGCTCAACCCCGACCGCAACGCGCTCTGGCCACCGCTGACCCCCGTCCTCCTCAATCTGGACGACGCGCCGCACAACCCCCGGCTCGCGCCCGGTGTCACCGGCCGGCTCCGTCCGCTCGACCCGCTGTACATCAAGTACGGCCTCGCGGCATTCGTCCGCATCGCCGACAGCCCCCAGGGACGCAGGCTGGAACTCTCGCTGGACTACCCGGCGGACGTCACCGACCACGCCGCTGTCGCCGCCTTCCTGATGGATCTGCGGCGCAGTGCCGCGGACCTTGCCACTTCCCCGGAGGAAACCGTGCTCGAACAGTCCATCGACGCGATCGCCCTCGACGACCCGGCCGAGCGGCTCGAACTCGTACGGTCCATCTGGCGCGAGGTCTTGGGTACCGACGAGGTCGACGACGACGTCAGCTTCTTCGAATCGGGCGGCGACTCCCTGCTGCTCGTCCTGCTCGTCGAGCGGCTGAGCCAGGCCTCCGGGCGGGGGCTGCGCACCGTCGACCTCTTCCGCTCGGCCACCGTGAACGGCCAGGCCGAGCTTCTCGCGGCGCCCTCATCGGCGCCCGCTCCGGCCGCTGTCGGCACGAGGGACGCCGGCCTGCTCGACGCCGCCCGCAACCGCCGCACGGCCGACGAGGCCGTCTGATGACCCGCGAAGAACTCGCGGCGTCCGTTCTCGGCGCAGCGACGGACCCGGCGACCTTCGTCTCGCAGACCTTCATCGCACTGGGCGGGGACTCACTGCGCGCCATGCGGCTGGCGGCGCTGATCGAGGAGCAGCTGGGCCTTCGCGTCGCGGTGAAGGCGCTACTGGGCGGCGAGCCCCTCGCCGATGTACTCGCCGGCGCCGCGCCCGTGGAGGCGGGTGCCACGGGTGGTGCCACGCATACCGCGAAAGGGGCCGGCGAGCGCAACGGCGCCGGCGACGACAGTGCCGTCTCCCCCGCGCAGCGCGGAATGTGGCTCATCGAGCGGGTGGCCGGCGGCTCCCCCTACAACCTGGTCTTCAGCTGCTTCGTCGAGGACGGCCGACTGGACCGGGAGAAGCTCACGAAGGCCCTGGCCGAGACCGTGGCCCGCCACGAAGGCCTGAGAACCGTCTTCCGCGAGTCCGGAGACGACGTCGTGCGCGAGGTACCGCCCGCCCACGCGCCGGATGTGACGGCCTTCACCCACGACGGCCCCGTGGACGGTTTTCACGCCTTCGTACGACGGGTCGGCGCCGAACAGGGGCGCTTGCCCTTCGAGTTGTCGACCGCGCCGGCCTACCGCTTTCTCCACTTCTCGCACCCTCAGGGCCGCGAGGCCGTGGTCCTGGCTCGCCGACTTCCGCGCCACCGTCGATGAGCTCGTGGCGGACCCGGCCGCCCGGCTGGAGGATGTGCGCGGCATCTCCCCCGAGGGCCGCCTGCGGCTCGACGCGATCAACGAGACGCGCCGGGACTTCCCGGACACCTCGCTCGACGCGCTCTTCCGGGAGACGGCCGCCCGGACGCCGGACGCCGTCGCCGTACGCGACGAGGCGTCCGAACTGACCTACGCTCAGCTCGCGGAC
This DNA window, taken from Streptomyces sp. SCSIO 30461, encodes the following:
- a CDS encoding RNaseH domain-containing protein, with translation MAHRHPRPPPRPAPHARQAPHHRTGTDHRNPHCHAPHRRKGRPWQVWAYSPQAGQWQPHSPATTALHAADLAWDVSGYRAAADETLQARAAGDIVDQALIATRTQLPTAAPAVLYVDGDVAEYIWAGLTDEALGQDPPPGTPRPASWLPGHSLPRAQRPLASARVIGDLERIRLGLSGLPGTVPEAPAGWIMTSWEPGQRPRRCPVCPARPEPPPVRKASPA
- a CDS encoding alpha/beta fold hydrolase; translated protein: MPATPPDTPWLRRFHPAEPGALRLFCFPHAGGNASYYFPFSAMLAPGTEMLAVQYPGRQERFNEPCIESMTELADVIAAELADWTHEPFAFFGHSMGATLAFEVACRLRAEGAEVSALFVSGRRAPSIPAPGSVHLATDEQLIADMKLLGGTDTRMLDNPDLLAAILPAVRSDYVATETYRYRGAPRLDCPITAFIGDVDPRVDAAMARAWADHTTGPFRLRVLSGGHFFLVPHLGTLVEAITTSVAGEQKAHLDASVPHTVGTP
- a CDS encoding condensation domain-containing protein, translated to MTREELAASVLGAATDPATFVSQTFIALGGDSLRAMRLAALIEEQLGLRVAVKALLGGEPLADVLAGAAPVEAGATGGATHTAKGAGERNGAGDDSAVSPAQRGMWLIERVAGGSPYNLVFSCFVEDGRLDREKLTKALAETVARHEGLRTVFRESGDDVVREVPPAHAPDVTAFTHDGPVDGFHAFVRRVGAEQGRLPFELSTAPAYRFLHFSHPQGREAVVLARRLPRHRR
- a CDS encoding aldo/keto reductase — protein: MKYRVIGSDPATRREVSVLSLGSMLFGTVTDEATSFAVLDRFVEAGGTFIDTSNNYAFWVNTTQGGESEELLGRWIRTRGIGDEITIATKLGARPNAPTNGFSLDIEGLSTKVIRESAERSRDRLGIERIHLLYAHVMDEKTPLEETVEAFGEIVGDGIAGLLGASNHWAWRVERARTLAAEAGVPGYEVLQHHHSYLRQRMDVPSLRSPDGNQGLVGGDLLSYVRANPELTQVAYSPLLSGAYVREDKPLGPGFEHAGTPARQEAVKAVADETGATVNQVVLSWLMGGDIPILPLVGASSIAQLDESLDAVDLELTEEQRAKLDSVN
- a CDS encoding phosphopantetheine-binding protein is translated as MAFAWPGRDHPEAADVIGMFITTVVLRVSLDTDTTWRALLSKARTGSMEAFMDSDVPLDAISAELNPDRNALWPPLTPVLLNLDDAPHNPRLAPGVTGRLRPLDPLYIKYGLAAFVRIADSPQGRRLELSLDYPADVTDHAAVAAFLMDLRRSAADLATSPEETVLEQSIDAIALDDPAERLELVRSIWREVLGTDEVDDDVSFFESGGDSLLLVLLVERLSQASGRGLRTVDLFRSATVNGQAELLAAPSSAPAPAAVGTRDAGLLDAARNRRTADEAV
- a CDS encoding cytochrome P450, with amino-acid sequence MKVHDAAISGCPVHPGPTDLVDPLLYSDGDAHAVWRRMRDLNTLTRQEVDDRRGFWNIVGFDDAERVLRDTATFTSERGTMLDLLGTDDPAGGKQLAVTDPPRHTEMQTRLKKALAVKAVERQKDMIRPLVLDLIMPLTDGGSFDFAEAMLAMPMSVTGTMMGLPKADWPWLSRLTTVCIAADGPEYQDQGGRDATLERAHRELFAYFQDLMRFRRNDLGDDLLSVLISTEFEGRHMDPGEIVANCYSLLLGANVTTPHSPNYVMAEFIDSGVLEDWAAHPEVNATAVEETLRWASPVNHFLRYATRDVEVRDTLVSAGDAVVVWLGSANRDETVFPDAMSFDIRRKPNKHVAFGIGPHYCIGHSGARVTLRILFEELLGRFDDFRPAGKPERLASNFVSGYKHVPITARPRAGVRRPG
- a CDS encoding condensation domain-containing protein gives rise to the protein MKRRRVEYSSHESPAVAGFLDAAAEGRSEEEIDRLVKALCSTPFDLATEAPARAEIIRMDAERTLLVLTSHHIVFDGPSRTMLLEEIFAIYRAGLAGTEPELSSPPHPASIVSTRSDEETAAQVQEVVERLRGAPTDVRLPFDRAAGEETSFLGASATTRLDAERTAEALAVAAAEGCTTFMLGVACWPGPWPAAATSGTS